The Pricia mediterranea genome includes a window with the following:
- a CDS encoding ribonucleotide-diphosphate reductase subunit beta: MEITQVIKRDFTTKTFHLHKVTNAILKAMTAVELGGVADAERVSEKVYTGLLERKKADAGYVPTVEEVQDFVEKALMETGFFEVAKAYILYRNDQAQKRKSNIFEKRINLKPYEYPGLYEYVPAIRHSYWIHTEFNFTSDIQDFKTRLTETERSAIKNTMLAISQIEVAVKSFWGDIYHKMPKPEIGSVGATFAESEVRHADAYSHLLEILGLNQEFKNLKKKPVIMKRVQYLETALKNARSEDNREYAESILLFSLFIEHVSLFSQFLIIMAFNKHKNMLKGISNVVEATSKEEQIHGDFGIDIIKIIKNENPDWFDRDHARMIQQMCVDAFEAESKIVDWIFEKGELDFLPKNLVNEFIKNRFNNSLTSIGIEKTFEIDEALLSQTEWFDDEIIGTKHGDFFVKRSINYSKRTQSITSDDLF, translated from the coding sequence ATGGAAATTACCCAAGTCATTAAACGGGATTTTACGACCAAAACCTTTCACTTGCACAAGGTGACCAATGCCATCCTAAAGGCTATGACCGCCGTTGAGCTTGGGGGCGTTGCCGACGCCGAACGGGTTTCGGAAAAAGTGTACACGGGACTGCTCGAACGTAAAAAAGCCGACGCCGGCTACGTACCTACGGTAGAAGAGGTGCAAGATTTTGTAGAGAAGGCCCTTATGGAAACCGGATTTTTCGAAGTGGCCAAGGCGTACATTCTCTACCGAAACGACCAAGCCCAAAAACGCAAGAGCAATATCTTCGAGAAGCGGATCAACCTGAAGCCGTACGAGTATCCGGGGCTTTACGAATATGTGCCTGCTATCCGACATTCGTATTGGATCCATACCGAATTTAACTTTACCAGTGACATACAGGATTTTAAGACCCGGCTCACCGAGACGGAGCGCAGTGCCATAAAGAACACGATGCTCGCCATCTCACAGATCGAAGTGGCGGTGAAGAGTTTCTGGGGCGACATCTACCACAAAATGCCCAAGCCCGAAATCGGTTCAGTGGGAGCTACCTTTGCGGAAAGTGAGGTCCGACATGCCGACGCCTACTCCCATCTGCTGGAGATTCTGGGATTGAATCAGGAATTCAAGAACCTCAAGAAAAAACCGGTGATCATGAAGCGGGTGCAGTATTTGGAAACCGCCCTGAAAAACGCCAGAAGTGAGGATAACAGGGAGTATGCGGAATCCATTTTGCTCTTTTCCCTCTTTATCGAGCACGTTTCACTCTTTTCGCAATTCTTAATCATCATGGCCTTTAACAAACATAAAAATATGTTGAAGGGTATTTCGAATGTGGTCGAGGCGACTTCCAAAGAAGAACAGATTCATGGCGATTTCGGTATTGACATCATCAAGATCATCAAAAACGAGAACCCCGATTGGTTCGATAGGGACCATGCCCGGATGATTCAGCAAATGTGTGTTGACGCCTTTGAGGCGGAAAGCAAAATTGTCGATTGGATCTTTGAAAAGGGCGAGCTCGATTTCTTGCCCAAGAACCTGGTCAATGAATTCATAAAGAACCGGTTCAACAATTCACTCACCAGTATCGGTATCGAAAAGACCTTCGAGATAGACGAAGCGCTTTTAAGCCAGACGGAGTGGTTCGACGATGAGATTATTGGCACCAAACACGGTGACTTCTTCGTGAAACGCTCCATTAATTATAGCAAAAGAACCCAAAGTATAACCAGTGATGACCTTTTTTAA
- a CDS encoding ribonucleoside-diphosphate reductase subunit alpha: MNDPKTTLDAPTVSISKGDQLVNARKAAIKSHRPQDQGGFEWLTDHSRNFLASGYLTEGVSPEQRIREIADRAEQLLDMPGFSDKFYGYMSEGFFSLASPVWSNFGKERGLPISCFGSHVDDDMGNILFTQSEVGMMSKLGGGTSGYFGKIRPRGAAVKNNGQASGSVHIMQLFESMVDVVSQGSVRRGRFSPYLPIEHQDILEFLEIGTEGNPIQELTHGVTVTDAWMKEMIDGDGAKRAIWAKVLQRRGEMGYPYIFFKDNANNAAADVYRDNNHTVYASNLCTEIMLPSNDQWSFVCVLSSVNVLHYDKWKNTDAVETMVHFLDAVITEFIEKLERYRDSESREDRQTFLFMERAYNFAKDNRALGLGVLGWHSLLQSKKLAFNSQEAYNLNSEIFEGIKQRSYRASEALAKKFGEPAVLKGYGRRNATLNAVAPTTSSAFILGQVSQGIEPIWSNVYVKDIAKVKTTIRNPFLEELLEEKGQNTPQVWRSIRDRDGSVQHLDFLTDNEKEVFKTYSEIDQMDIIYQAANRQNHIDQGQSVNIIVHPDMPVKEINKIHVTAWKLGLKSLYYQHSMNAAQKFKQKKDCASCEA; the protein is encoded by the coding sequence ATGAACGATCCAAAGACTACATTAGACGCACCGACAGTATCAATCTCTAAGGGCGACCAGCTTGTTAACGCAAGAAAAGCGGCCATCAAGAGCCATAGGCCGCAAGACCAAGGCGGCTTTGAATGGTTGACCGACCACAGCCGTAATTTCTTGGCCTCGGGCTATTTGACCGAAGGGGTGAGCCCGGAACAACGTATCCGGGAAATAGCCGATAGGGCGGAACAACTTTTGGACATGCCCGGATTTTCCGATAAATTTTACGGCTATATGTCCGAGGGATTCTTTTCCCTGGCCTCCCCTGTATGGTCCAATTTCGGAAAGGAAAGGGGACTGCCCATCAGCTGCTTCGGATCACACGTTGACGATGACATGGGCAACATTCTATTCACCCAGTCCGAGGTCGGCATGATGTCTAAATTGGGCGGTGGTACTTCCGGATATTTCGGCAAGATCCGTCCCCGTGGGGCCGCGGTAAAGAATAACGGACAGGCCTCGGGGTCGGTCCACATTATGCAGCTCTTCGAGTCGATGGTCGATGTCGTGAGCCAAGGTTCGGTTCGCCGCGGTCGGTTTTCGCCGTACCTTCCCATCGAGCACCAGGACATTCTGGAGTTTCTCGAAATCGGTACCGAAGGAAATCCCATCCAGGAACTTACCCACGGCGTCACGGTTACCGATGCCTGGATGAAGGAGATGATCGATGGAGATGGGGCCAAACGCGCTATTTGGGCCAAGGTATTGCAACGTAGGGGAGAGATGGGCTATCCGTATATCTTCTTTAAGGACAATGCCAACAATGCCGCTGCAGATGTGTACCGGGACAACAACCACACCGTGTATGCGAGCAACCTCTGTACTGAAATTATGCTGCCCTCCAACGACCAGTGGTCCTTCGTATGTGTACTGTCGTCCGTAAATGTGCTGCACTACGATAAGTGGAAAAATACCGACGCGGTGGAGACCATGGTACATTTTCTCGATGCAGTGATTACCGAGTTCATAGAAAAACTGGAACGCTACCGGGATTCCGAAAGTCGCGAAGATAGGCAGACCTTCCTATTTATGGAGCGTGCCTACAATTTTGCCAAGGATAACCGGGCCTTGGGCCTCGGGGTCTTGGGATGGCACTCGTTGCTGCAATCCAAGAAACTGGCCTTCAACAGCCAGGAAGCCTATAACCTGAACAGTGAAATTTTCGAGGGTATTAAACAACGCTCGTACAGGGCGTCCGAAGCATTGGCGAAAAAATTCGGCGAGCCGGCCGTGCTCAAAGGTTATGGAAGGCGTAACGCCACCTTGAACGCAGTTGCCCCGACCACTTCGTCCGCATTCATTTTGGGACAGGTATCCCAAGGGATAGAACCCATCTGGTCGAACGTCTATGTGAAGGATATTGCCAAGGTAAAGACCACTATCCGGAATCCGTTTTTGGAGGAACTCTTAGAAGAAAAAGGGCAGAACACCCCCCAAGTCTGGCGAAGTATTAGGGATAGGGACGGTTCTGTACAGCATTTGGACTTCCTTACGGACAATGAAAAAGAGGTTTTTAAAACCTATTCCGAGATAGATCAGATGGATATCATCTATCAGGCGGCGAACCGGCAGAACCATATCGACCAAGGGCAATCGGTCAACATCATCGTGCATCCCGATATGCCGGTCAAGGAAATCAACAAGATACATGTCACTGCTTGGAAGCTGGGATTGAAATCCCTTTATTATCAGCACAGTATGAACGCTGCCCAAAAATTCAAACAGAAAAAGGATTGCGCCAGCTGTGAAGCCTAG
- a CDS encoding DUF1206 domain-containing protein, which produces MDKRVKQTARAGYISKGAVYAITGILAFGAAAGLGSQSKGKLGVLEFLQNQPFGNVILGVLALGLLCYAFWRFYQSIKDPENIGSDAKGKGKRVGFFFSGLVYLGLAGFSAFQIFRDTGGGQQSGGGGGASSMLPQEVVPYVFYAIAIGLAIKSVFQFVKAYKGDFLDKFYLESYSNIDTRKTIKWLGYAGLISRGVVVGIVSYFFFRAADGAGSEDVKGTAEAFSFLQESSGPWLMGLVALGLICYGAYMFIMAKYRKFKDASGR; this is translated from the coding sequence ATGGACAAACGCGTTAAGCAAACTGCCCGGGCCGGATATATCTCAAAAGGAGCCGTATATGCCATTACGGGCATACTGGCCTTTGGGGCCGCCGCCGGCTTGGGAAGTCAAAGTAAGGGAAAGCTCGGCGTTTTGGAGTTTCTGCAAAATCAACCTTTTGGCAACGTGATCCTCGGTGTGCTGGCGTTGGGGCTACTGTGCTATGCTTTTTGGCGTTTTTATCAAAGCATCAAAGACCCCGAGAACATAGGCTCGGATGCCAAAGGCAAGGGGAAACGTGTCGGCTTTTTCTTTAGTGGGCTGGTATATCTCGGACTCGCCGGTTTTTCGGCGTTTCAGATATTCAGGGATACTGGGGGAGGTCAGCAAAGCGGAGGTGGCGGCGGCGCTAGCTCAATGCTGCCACAAGAGGTAGTGCCGTATGTATTTTATGCGATTGCCATCGGTCTGGCCATCAAATCCGTCTTTCAATTCGTAAAAGCATATAAAGGGGATTTCCTGGACAAATTTTATTTGGAAAGTTACTCGAACATCGATACGAGAAAAACGATCAAATGGCTCGGATACGCGGGATTGATTTCGAGAGGAGTAGTAGTCGGTATCGTATCCTATTTCTTCTTTAGGGCTGCAGACGGTGCCGGGTCCGAAGACGTAAAGGGTACCGCCGAGGCTTTTTCCTTTCTGCAGGAAAGTTCCGGCCCTTGGTTAATGGGCCTGGTCGCTTTAGGACTGATCTGTTATGGGGCCTACATGTTTATAATGGCGAAATATCGCAAGTTCAAGGATGCCTCCGGCAGATGA
- a CDS encoding CHAD domain-containing protein, with product MNQLEKTHWIFDSLSKTTDKACKKSLKLLKTENVEEFEEAVPQLRDNYKTIRAALRLVRDDYKNYKKENEFYRDEAKKVLNVQQSIAMAKAVALINEQYSDRLYKNAFTDLQDKLDEHRRQQIETALNEDHIFQEMHQNLQDQCEVLKDDISNPISRNTVLSGLKRVYKRGRKAQEKLSDSQAHEDFHELQKRTNYLSIQMGMLREIWPDIVDPLKSELEKLSQLLVTSEGLYQLSVFLRNNADMDNKDNGVYLMNTLIEGHREQVQQHAKLLAKKVFSLKPKHFRKYIETAWDAHEAESAQQMLPSEKLKLSK from the coding sequence ATGAACCAACTTGAAAAAACACATTGGATATTTGACAGCCTATCCAAAACCACCGACAAAGCGTGTAAAAAATCCTTAAAACTTTTGAAAACGGAAAATGTAGAGGAATTTGAAGAGGCGGTTCCCCAGCTTCGGGACAACTATAAGACAATCAGGGCCGCCCTTCGCTTGGTAAGGGACGATTACAAAAACTATAAAAAAGAGAATGAGTTCTATCGTGACGAGGCCAAGAAAGTACTGAACGTGCAGCAATCGATAGCCATGGCAAAGGCCGTTGCCCTCATCAACGAGCAATACAGCGACCGCTTGTACAAGAATGCATTTACGGACCTGCAAGACAAATTAGATGAACACAGGCGACAGCAGATAGAAACAGCGCTGAACGAGGACCATATCTTTCAGGAAATGCACCAAAACCTACAGGATCAATGCGAAGTGCTGAAAGACGACATCTCTAATCCTATTTCTCGTAATACCGTTTTATCGGGATTAAAAAGAGTCTATAAACGCGGTAGGAAAGCGCAAGAAAAATTATCCGATTCCCAGGCGCATGAGGACTTCCACGAGCTTCAGAAAAGAACGAACTACCTGAGTATTCAAATGGGAATGTTGCGGGAGATTTGGCCGGACATCGTCGACCCCTTGAAATCCGAGCTTGAAAAGTTGAGCCAGTTATTGGTAACCTCCGAAGGGCTGTACCAACTTTCGGTGTTTTTACGCAACAATGCCGATATGGACAATAAGGATAATGGGGTATATCTGATGAATACATTGATCGAAGGCCATCGGGAGCAGGTGCAACAACATGCCAAGCTGTTGGCTAAAAAAGTATTCAGCTTAAAGCCCAAACATTTCAGAAAATACATCGAGACGGCCTGGGACGCCCATGAGGCGGAGAGCGCACAGCAGATGCTGCCGTCCGAAAAACTGAAATTAAGCAAGTAG
- a CDS encoding YqaE/Pmp3 family membrane protein, giving the protein MSLVTIILNILLPPLAVFMNHGLGTTFLISVLLTLLAWLPGVIHAFIVNG; this is encoded by the coding sequence ATGTCATTAGTAACAATTATTTTAAATATTCTTTTACCACCATTGGCCGTTTTTATGAACCATGGGCTTGGAACAACCTTTCTAATCAGTGTACTCCTGACATTGTTGGCATGGCTTCCAGGGGTGATACATGCATTTATCGTGAACGGTTGA
- a CDS encoding fasciclin domain-containing protein translates to MKKRIQNLVTLSLTLLFFNFATNAQWSGQKVFENIDDTKNYTTLELASMDPNLSTFVNLVNLSGLTPSMLMTDEHTVFIPTNDAFRDISIERFSELTNPGNKTELMEFVKYHIMPTKNMKVDFKDDQVMTGPSPDEITVTRDTYDNVFIGGAKIIRSDIEASNGIIHIVNDIIVPNRSIFMID, encoded by the coding sequence ATGAAAAAAAGAATACAGAACCTTGTCACATTGAGTCTAACGCTCTTATTTTTCAACTTTGCGACCAACGCCCAGTGGTCGGGCCAAAAAGTTTTTGAAAACATTGACGACACAAAAAACTATACCACCCTTGAATTGGCATCGATGGATCCAAATCTCTCCACCTTTGTCAATCTGGTTAACCTATCAGGACTGACCCCCTCAATGTTGATGACCGATGAACATACTGTCTTTATCCCCACCAATGATGCTTTTCGCGACATTTCCATCGAGCGTTTCTCGGAGTTGACGAATCCAGGAAATAAAACAGAATTAATGGAATTCGTAAAGTATCATATTATGCCGACGAAAAATATGAAAGTCGACTTTAAGGACGATCAAGTAATGACCGGTCCCTCTCCCGATGAAATAACGGTAACTCGAGATACATACGACAACGTATTCATTGGCGGTGCCAAGATAATCAGGTCCGACATTGAAGCCTCGAATGGTATTATTCATATCGTAAATGACATAATCGTTCCGAACCGATCGATTTTTATGATTGACTAA
- a CDS encoding DUF4856 domain-containing protein, producing MRKFALALSVVAAVAMMSCSSDDNGIDEEAVAPTCNDGIQNGDETGVDCGGTCTPCETDAENPIENPDTYSFERNGESTVNFSGQITRLKMGGEFVSALTDNTNTATSLQAMYAHEEGDADFSDADLNASGKNLKSKTAASKDLFANNATDQAAIRSDFDGWINAQVDEVFTNWETAAAAGVAGQIAQGEKVRYINGMGLEYNQMIAKGLIGALTLDQIVNNYLSPAVLDEGDNRAENDAGTLAEGKPYTTMEHKWDEAYGYLFGLNTDTANPVAGENDGDRFLGSYIGQVATDPDFSDLITASYDAFKLGRAAIVAKDYEVRDEQAKIITAKLALVPSVRGVFYLQAGKNALMAEVPNYGGGFHALSEAYGFIYSLQFAQNPTTGDTFFTKAEVEAMLEQLLGDGENGLWDVTPETLDSLSETIANKFGFTVEQAAPVME from the coding sequence ATGAGAAAATTTGCCTTGGCCTTAAGTGTTGTGGCCGCTGTTGCGATGATGTCCTGCAGCTCTGATGATAACGGTATTGACGAAGAGGCAGTAGCCCCGACGTGCAACGACGGCATCCAAAATGGGGATGAGACCGGGGTGGACTGTGGTGGTACTTGCACGCCTTGCGAGACCGACGCCGAAAATCCTATTGAGAACCCGGATACCTATTCTTTCGAAAGAAACGGGGAAAGCACCGTAAACTTTAGCGGGCAGATTACCAGGTTAAAAATGGGCGGGGAATTCGTGTCCGCCTTGACGGACAATACGAATACCGCCACAAGCCTGCAGGCCATGTACGCACACGAGGAGGGGGACGCTGATTTTTCGGATGCCGATCTGAACGCTTCGGGTAAAAACCTGAAAAGCAAAACCGCGGCCTCCAAAGATCTGTTCGCTAATAACGCCACGGATCAGGCCGCCATCCGTTCGGATTTCGACGGTTGGATCAACGCCCAGGTCGATGAGGTCTTCACCAATTGGGAGACGGCAGCCGCTGCCGGGGTCGCGGGACAAATAGCGCAAGGCGAGAAAGTGCGCTATATTAATGGGATGGGACTGGAATACAACCAGATGATCGCCAAGGGACTGATCGGAGCGTTGACGCTCGATCAGATCGTAAACAACTATTTAAGTCCGGCTGTCCTTGACGAAGGCGACAATCGGGCGGAGAACGATGCCGGTACCTTGGCCGAAGGGAAGCCGTATACCACCATGGAGCATAAATGGGACGAGGCCTATGGCTATCTATTCGGCCTGAATACGGATACCGCCAATCCGGTAGCCGGTGAGAACGACGGGGACCGATTTTTAGGAAGTTATATCGGACAGGTGGCCACGGATCCTGATTTTAGTGATCTGATTACCGCTTCTTACGATGCCTTTAAATTGGGAAGGGCCGCGATTGTGGCCAAGGACTACGAGGTGCGCGATGAACAGGCTAAGATTATTACCGCCAAATTGGCTTTGGTCCCTTCCGTGCGGGGCGTATTCTACTTGCAGGCCGGAAAAAATGCCTTGATGGCCGAAGTGCCGAACTATGGCGGCGGGTTCCATGCCCTGTCCGAGGCGTACGGATTTATTTACAGCCTTCAGTTCGCCCAAAATCCCACTACAGGAGATACCTTCTTCACCAAGGCTGAAGTCGAGGCGATGTTGGAGCAACTACTCGGAGACGGTGAGAACGGTCTGTGGGACGTGACTCCGGAAACCTTGGATAGCCTATCAGAAACTATTGCCAACAAATTCGGATTCACCGTGGAGCAGGCGGCCCCGGTTATGGAATAA
- a CDS encoding imelysin family protein, with product MRRILGGLMVLMFIGACSSDNNGGSGISDDVDSNPEPDTGGTFERGAMLANWADNIIIPAYTDFSTKLTELSSEYDTFKSDSNAGNLAALRASWVAAYKAWQHVVMFEVGPAETVGLRLNINAYPTDTEVIESNAGNGTYDLKLPSNRVAKGFPALDYLINGIGETDEDITAKLSSDTGKASYIPYIEAIISDMQSLTEEVVSEWQQGYRDTFVKNDGASATASVDRFVNAYIFYYEKFLRAGKMGIPLGVFTGTALPGNLEAYYAEDLAKTLFLEGLNASQDFFNGKHFGSDAKGESLASYLDALNSLKQGEDLNEIINEQFEVARQSVTALNTFREEIENNASPNDMFEAYDEVQRLVPLFKVDMVSAMSISISYVDADGD from the coding sequence ATGCGTAGAATTTTGGGAGGATTGATGGTGTTAATGTTCATAGGGGCCTGTTCGTCCGACAACAACGGAGGCTCGGGAATTTCCGACGACGTCGATTCGAATCCAGAGCCAGACACAGGTGGGACCTTTGAACGGGGGGCGATGTTGGCCAACTGGGCCGATAACATCATTATTCCGGCCTATACCGACTTTTCCACGAAACTGACCGAACTATCCAGCGAATATGACACTTTTAAATCCGATTCCAACGCGGGCAATTTGGCTGCGCTGAGGGCCTCATGGGTAGCGGCGTACAAAGCGTGGCAACACGTCGTGATGTTCGAGGTCGGTCCCGCTGAAACTGTGGGACTGCGGTTGAACATCAACGCCTATCCTACCGACACCGAGGTCATCGAAAGCAACGCGGGAAACGGAACCTACGACCTAAAGCTTCCGTCCAACCGCGTAGCCAAGGGCTTTCCGGCCCTGGACTATCTTATCAACGGCATAGGGGAGACGGATGAGGATATCACTGCAAAATTAAGCTCGGATACCGGTAAGGCTTCGTATATTCCGTATATAGAGGCAATCATCAGCGACATGCAAAGTTTGACCGAAGAAGTAGTGTCGGAGTGGCAGCAGGGCTATCGCGATACCTTCGTAAAAAACGACGGGGCCTCGGCGACCGCATCGGTCGACCGTTTCGTCAACGCGTACATCTTTTACTACGAGAAGTTTTTAAGGGCGGGTAAAATGGGGATTCCCTTGGGTGTTTTTACCGGAACGGCCCTTCCCGGAAATCTGGAAGCCTACTATGCCGAAGACTTGGCAAAAACCCTGTTCTTGGAGGGCCTGAACGCCTCTCAGGATTTTTTCAACGGGAAACATTTCGGATCGGATGCGAAAGGCGAAAGCTTGGCCTCCTATCTCGACGCCCTGAACTCTCTCAAGCAAGGCGAGGATCTGAACGAGATCATTAACGAACAGTTCGAGGTCGCCCGTCAGTCGGTCACTGCGCTAAACACTTTCCGGGAAGAAATTGAGAACAATGCCTCGCCGAACGATATGTTCGAGGCCTACGATGAGGTACAGCGTCTGGTTCCCTTATTCAAGGTCGACATGGTTTCCGCGATGAGTATCAGTATTTCCTATGTGGATGCCGATGGCGATTAA